TATTGCCCAGCGCGGCCAAAGCTATGTGTTAACCACCGGTACCGGCTCGGGTAAGTCGCTGAGTTACATTCTGCCCATTGTAGATAGCGTTCTGAAACAAAAGGCCCGATGCACCAAAGCAAGCATCAAAGCAATTATTATTTATCCAATGAACGCGCTGGTGAATTCTCAACGCGAAGAGCTGGAAAAATTTCTCGGCCATTATGGGCAAGACAAGCCCGTGACCTTTGGCCGGTATACAGGCCAGGAATCCTCAGAAGAGCGCCATGCAATGGCGGCCAATCCGCCAGACATTATCCTCACTAACTTTATGATGCTCGAACTGCTGATGACCCGGCAGGACGAGATAGACCGCAAGGTCATGGCCGCCGCCCAGGGCCTGCAATTTCTGGTACTGGATGAGCTGCATACCTACCGTGGGCGCCAGGGTGCCGATGTGGCCATGCTGGTGCGCCGCGTGCGTGAAGCGCTGAACGAAAACGTCTTGTGCATTGGCACCTCGGCCACCATGGCCAGCGACGGCAATCTGGCCGCCCGCAATGAAGCCGTGGCCAAGGTAGCCTCCAAACTTTTTGGTGCCCAGGTCAGTCCCGAAAATATTGTTACCGAAACTCTGCAGCGCCAAACGCCCCATGCCAAAAAGCCTGAGGGTGCAGCGTTGGCTGGCGCACTTAGCGCACCACTGCCAGACGGTAGTGATTTTAAAACCATGCGCGAGCACCCACTCTCAGCTTGGATTGAGCTGACCCTGGGCTTGCGCTGGGAAGAGGATCGCTGGGTACGCGCAAAGCCCCAGGCGCTGCGCTGGGCAGCTGAGCAATTGGCGCAAGATACGAGCCTCACCATTGATCAATGTGAAGCTGTTTTACGACAGTTTTTGTTAACGGCCTACCAAACTCGTGATGGCAATGGCAAACCGCTGTTTGCGTTCCGTTTGCATCAGTTTATTTCGGGGGCGAGCAACGTCTATTCCACTCTGGCTCCGGCGGGCCAACGAACCTTTGATGTAACTGGCCAACAATTTTTACCCGGACAACGAGAATACCGGTTTTACAGCCTTCACTTTTGCCGTCAATGTGGTCAGGACTATCACCCCGTCTGGTCTGAGACCGAAAATGGCCAGGAGCAGCTGGTACCTCGCGATATGGATGATCGCGATAATACCGATGATGGCGAGGAAGGTAGCGCCCAGTGGGGATTTTTTTGCTTCGATACCCAGCAACAGTGGAGCGATGACGACCCTGCCAACTATCCGGAAAATTGGCTTGAACAGAAAGGCGACGAGCTCCGACTCAAAAGCAATTACCGGAAATATAAGCCGGTCCGTACTTATGTATTGCCCACCGGTGCAAAAAGTCACGAAGGCCAACACGGTTGGTTTATACCAGGCAGTTTCCGCTTCTGCTTAAGCTGTGGTATTGCACATGCCGCTCGTGGGCGCGATGCCACACGCCTGACGGGTTTGAGTGGAGAAGGCCGCTCATCGGCCACCACGGTATTATCCATTTCTGCTCTCCGTTACATGTTAGAGCGCGACAGCGAGCTGGCCGACGATGCAAAAAAATTGCTCGGCTTTACCGATAACCGCCAAGATGCCTCTTTGCAAGCAGGCCACTTTAACGACTTTATTCAAATTCTATTGCTGCGCGCGAGTCTTTTGGCGGCAGTGAAGGGAAGTCCAGCGGGCTACCTGACCGATTCCAATTTGGCGCAAGCTGTTTTTGACTCCCTGGGCTTTAACACCAGTGGCGAAGATTATCTCGAAAACCCAGACGCCCGAGGGCCGGGCCGCCGAAAGGCCGAAGAAGCCGCCCGCAATATGCTCGCCTACCGTTTGTATTTTGATTTGCGGCGTGGCTGGCGCTTTAACAACCCCAACTTAGAACAGCTGGGGCTATTACATATTGATTATGAAGGGCTCGAAGAGCTGGCCGCCGATGAGGCAGTCTGGCAATCCGTGCCCATGACCGTGCTGCAGCAAGTGCAACCTGCCAGCCGTTTGCGCGCGCTCAGGGCTATATTGGATGTAATGCGCCGCAGTCTCTGCATCAAGAGCCGGTTCTTAGATCCAATTCAGCAAGAACAACTCAAAAGCCAGAGTTACACATACCTGAAAGAACCTTGGGGATTTACCGAAGAAGAACAGCTGCAACCTAGCAACGCGCTAATCCTTACCAGCTTGCCGCAGGGTCGCAACGACAGTTTGGTCACTGCCTCCAGTCGTTCGGCCCTGGGCAACATATTAAAGCGGGCATCCATTTGGGGTGATGACCTCAGCCTCATTGGCAGAATTAACGACGAAAGTTATCCGGATCTCATTGTCAGTCTCATGCAGGCCCTGACGGATTATGGTTTGGTCGAAGCGCAAGAAACCGATGCCAAAACGCCGGGCTATCAATTGCTTGGCGAATTTTTACAGTGGTTGCCCGGAGAAGGGTCACCCGAGGTAGACCCTACCAACCCCTACAGTGCCGACAACGCCTATTTTAAAAACTTGTATGAAACCGTGGCGGTTTTATTGCAAAGTGGCCAGCGCACATTGTTCGATTTGGAAGCGCGAGAACACACCGCACAGGTGGATGTAAATGACCGCGAAGAGCGCGAACACCTGTTCCGCAAGGCAGAGTTAAAAACACTGTTTTGTTCGCCCACTATGGAGCTAGGCGTGGACATTGCCTCTCTCAATACGGTGTATATGCGCAATGTTCCCCCCACACCGGCGAACTATGCGCAGCGCTCGG
This genomic stretch from Simiduia sp. 21SJ11W-1 harbors:
- a CDS encoding DEAD/DEAH box helicase → MDVFEYRDAVIRDYRAFTTSFAKIKAPDIKQYVDGLYESGQYWPAPLIQLNPQFVQGGNVEQLVADGVLQKECANIFRFGREQGGAGIPAQLHKHQQDAIHIAQRGQSYVLTTGTGSGKSLSYILPIVDSVLKQKARCTKASIKAIIIYPMNALVNSQREELEKFLGHYGQDKPVTFGRYTGQESSEERHAMAANPPDIILTNFMMLELLMTRQDEIDRKVMAAAQGLQFLVLDELHTYRGRQGADVAMLVRRVREALNENVLCIGTSATMASDGNLAARNEAVAKVASKLFGAQVSPENIVTETLQRQTPHAKKPEGAALAGALSAPLPDGSDFKTMREHPLSAWIELTLGLRWEEDRWVRAKPQALRWAAEQLAQDTSLTIDQCEAVLRQFLLTAYQTRDGNGKPLFAFRLHQFISGASNVYSTLAPAGQRTFDVTGQQFLPGQREYRFYSLHFCRQCGQDYHPVWSETENGQEQLVPRDMDDRDNTDDGEEGSAQWGFFCFDTQQQWSDDDPANYPENWLEQKGDELRLKSNYRKYKPVRTYVLPTGAKSHEGQHGWFIPGSFRFCLSCGIAHAARGRDATRLTGLSGEGRSSATTVLSISALRYMLERDSELADDAKKLLGFTDNRQDASLQAGHFNDFIQILLLRASLLAAVKGSPAGYLTDSNLAQAVFDSLGFNTSGEDYLENPDARGPGRRKAEEAARNMLAYRLYFDLRRGWRFNNPNLEQLGLLHIDYEGLEELAADEAVWQSVPMTVLQQVQPASRLRALRAILDVMRRSLCIKSRFLDPIQQEQLKSQSYTYLKEPWGFTEEEQLQPSNALILTSLPQGRNDSLVTASSRSALGNILKRASIWGDDLSLIGRINDESYPDLIVSLMQALTDYGLVEAQETDAKTPGYQLLGEFLQWLPGEGSPEVDPTNPYSADNAYFKNLYETVAVLLQSGQRTLFDLEAREHTAQVDVNDREEREHLFRKAELKTLFCSPTMELGVDIASLNTVYMRNVPPTPANYAQRSGRAGRSGQPALVITYCAALSPHDQYFFTDPVRMVHGHVSPPTLDLANEELVASHLHAVWLNETRKALPKTVNDMLNMNEPTVMPLLAEFVHQMDCDKVRAASAERGLNLLRMLTPELPEAEGVWLAENVELHQATAQWLDRRIKGAFNAFNNALDRWRDLYASTQEQLQRAHQIISNPAAVEKDRRAAERRYSEAKTQMNLLLNSGVELSSDFSTYRYLASQGFLPGYNFPRLPLMAYIQGRRGHVGRDSFLARPRFLAISEFGPLSLIYHEGSQYRVNKVMLGLRGSDEEQQGLPKAEARLCPVCGYGHFGDQLENELCVACKAPIAGGKRIDNLYRIENVSTKRVLRITCDEEERMRQGYDMQTTVQYALVDGQLRVVQGSVEADGESMLTLHYAPAATVWRMNLGWRRRKEESIYGFNIDSVSGYWSKDDQAPKDQEDDLAKVERNIERITPFVEDRRNVLILRPAVALAEEQIVTLQYALKRGIEEEFQIEESELISEPLPSRQDRNAILFYEAAEGGAGVLTRLTTDAGAIARIARRALEICHFSSADDWANHNDEHTGCEAGCYRCLLSYYNQMEHKLIDRKEPKVVEVLKKLTRAELKTAVGGRKPSDHLAHLQGLASSSLEQAFLTFLQKGHCRLPDDAQVTIEQFNTRPDFVYRDHQAVIYIDGPHHEHPGQQKIDAAITEQLESKGLTVIRFPKEQNTWPDILGRYPDIFGAYKP